In one window of Notolabrus celidotus isolate fNotCel1 chromosome 15, fNotCel1.pri, whole genome shotgun sequence DNA:
- the LOC117827050 gene encoding alanine aminotransferase 2-like: MSVLQEISQNVKNIKPLEYEILARLLSLIKEELRQGVRKPYKEVLNVSMGDLHMSGLKPLSFIRQVLAACLYPQLVNSNKLPVDARQRAQKLLGDCAGGSVGSYTATGGIPEIVQRISEFVTRRDGGVPCSPENIYISPGSQWSIMNILKVLINSESSPKTGVLTPVPSHVTTTSSIVGLGGVIVPYYLSEEQGWQLQVEELQRALDSAKGLCNPVALYITNPGNPSGQVQSRKSMQEVIRFVSDKRIFLLADEVYQDLIYGENSEFVSYKRVLAEMGPPLSDTVEMASFHSASKGFMAECGLRGGYVELVNLDPAVMKPIHTLFSMDTCAPVLGQFALDLMINPPQPGDPSYPLYHTETEHIRVALLHNAKRVWEVLNSLPGFCCQPVEGGSFAFPRLLLPPRAIQKAEEKGMQPDTFYCMRLLEEAGVLVLPGCEYGQEEGTHHIRFCIMSPQETMEEVLQRISSFHVQFMRDVY, translated from the exons ATGTCTGTTCTGCAGGAGATCAGTCAGAATGTAAAGAACATAAAGCCATTGGAGTATGAAATCCTGGCCAGACTACTAAGCCTGATAAAGGAAGAGCTCAGACag GGAGTGAGAAAGCCGTACAAAGAGGTGCTCAATGTGTCCATGGGAGACCTGCACATGTCAGGTCTGAAGCCTTTGTCATTCATCCGACAG GTCCTGGCAGCATGTCTGTATCCTCAGCTTGTGAACAGCAACAAACTTCCAGTGGATGCGAGGCAAAGAGCTCAGAAGCTGCTCGGGGATTGTGCAGGAGGGAGTGTAG GCTCTTACACAGCTACAGGGGGTATACCTGAGATAGTCCAAAGAATCTCTGAATTCGTAACAAGGCGAGATGGAGGGGTCCCGTGTTCCCCTGAAAACATCTACATAAGTCCAGGATCACAGTGGTCCATCATG AACATTCTGAAGGTCTTAATAAACAGTGAGAGCTCACCCAAAACAGGAGTGCTGACCCCAGTGCCGAGCCACGTCACCACCACTTCATCCATCGTGGGTCTGGGAGGAGTTATTGTCCCCTACTACCTGAGTGAGGAGCAGGGCTGgcagctgcaggtggaggagctCCAACGTGCTCTGGATTCTGCAAAGGGGTTGTGTAACCCTGTAGCTCTGTACATCACCAACCCTGGAAACCCCTCAG GTCAGGTTCAAAGCAGGAAATCAATGCAGGAGGTGATCCGGTTTGTGTCTGACAAGAGGATCTTCCTTCTGGCTGATGAG GTCTATCAGGACTTGATTTATGGAGAAAACAGTGAGTTTGTCTCCTATAAGAGGGTTCTTGCAGAGATGGGTCCTCCTCTTTCAGACACAGTGGAGATGGCGTCTTTCCACTCAGCATCGAAAGGCTTCATGGCAGA GTGTGGTCTGCGTGGTGGATATGTGGAGCTGGTAAATCTGGACCCTGCTGTTATGAAACCCATCCACACTCTGTTTTCCATGGACACCTGTGCGCCCGTGTTGGGTCAGTTCGCCCTGGACCTGATGATCAACCCTCCACAACCAGGAGATCCCTCATACCCACTTTATCACACG GAAACAGAGCATATCAGGGTGGCTCTGCTTCATAACGCTAAGAGAGTCTGGGAAGTTTTAAACAGCCTGCCGggtttctgctgccagcctgTGGAGGGGGGCTCATTTGCGTTCCCAAGGCTGTTACTGCCACCCAGAGCCATTCAGAAAGCAGAG gaAAAGGGAATGCAACCAGATACATTTTACTGCATGAGATTGCTGGAGGAGGCTGGTGTGTTAGTGCTTCCTGGGTGTGAGTACGGACAAGAGGAGGGCACCCATCACATCAG attctgcataaTGAGTCCTCAGGAAACGATGGAGGAAGTTCTGCAACGCATTAGCAGCTTTCACGTGCAGTTTATGAGAGATGTTTATTAA
- the sharpin gene encoding ranBP-type and C3HC4-type zinc finger-containing protein 1 isoform X2, whose amino-acid sequence MALSSGGWAPPAPVSASSQQAACGGPGFTACCSTVLMSVRVSVCHSGIRPLCLPGVGSEALRLQLSMDPSRAGEFRLALRDTSGNRSVFIAEFDLRLVQYEVKSSRCHEMRLATPPHDCIRFNFRCDREAEEWATVVMSSLREAHRVANINTCESDGRQSNTTPAAAAASEQWSSASLPLTEELCLELAKAIEAGDTQVASQHAAALARQKAVLTVQLSEKNYADGEISLSVVVEDVSSSCCVTVKVFPYMTVAALKQQVFLEYGFHPRVQRWVIGQCLCTEPRSLASYGVQKDGDTAYLYLISARQARITRQLFQQDLESALLAPPLPPGNGPTAQDWRGYNTLPSRLTHNKQGSTSGGNDRTGDIKDVLDIENLQLNDHTNKASKTQTEWACPSCTFINKPSRPGCEICATARPDTHIHQEKGRREDRGESGLSSS is encoded by the exons ATGGCACTCAGCTCGGGAGGCTGGGCTCCTCCAGCCCCGGTCTCTGCATCATCCCAGCAGGCTGCATGCGGTGGGCCAGGGTTCACGGCTTGCTGCAGCACTGTTTTGATGTCAGTACGGGTCTCTGTGTGTCATTCCGGGATCCGGCCCCTGTGTCTCCCTGGGGTCGGCAGCGAGGCTCTGCGGCTGCAGCTAAGCATGGACCCGAGCCGGGCCGGAGAGTTCCGACTGGCGCTGCGAGATACTAGCGGAAACCGCAGTGTG TTCATTGCAGAGTTCGACCTTCGCTTGGTGCAGTATGAGGTCAAATCTTCACGCTGTCATGAGATGCGTCTGGCTACTCCGCCCCACGATTGCATCCGCTTCAACTTCCGCTGTGACCGAGAAGCCGAGGAGTGGGCCACCGTGGTGATGTCATCACTGAGGGAGGCACATAGAG TCGCAAATATCAACACATGTGAATCAGACGGAAGACAAAGTAACACAACaccagcagcagcggcagcttCAGAGCAGTGGAGCTCAGCCTCACTGCCGCTCACTG AGGAGTTATGCTTAGAGCTCGCCAAGGCAATCGAGGCAGGGGACACCCAGGTGGCTTCACAGCACGCCGCGGCTCTGGCTCGGCAGAAAGCAGTGCTGACAGTACAACTGTCTGAGAAGAACTATGCTGACGGAGAGATCAG TCTATCGGTAGTCGTGGAGGATGTCTCGTCATCGTGTTGTGTCACAGTTAAAGTCTTTCCTTACATGACGGTGGCTGCACTCAAGCAACAG GTGTTCCTCGAGTACGGTTTCCATCCTCGCGTGCAGCGCTGGGTGATCGGTCAGTGCTTGTGCACCGAGCCGAGGTCACTGGCCTCCTACGGGGTGCAGAAAGACGGCGATACAGCGTACCTTTACCTGATCTCTGCCCGACAAGCTCGCATCACCCGCCAGCTGTTCCAGCAGGACCTGGAGAGCGCCCTCCTTGCTCCGCCCCTCCCGCCAGGCAACGGCCCCACCGCACAAGACTGGAGGGGCTACAACACCCTGCCCTCCAGGCTAACCCACAACAAACAGG GGAGCACAAGTGGAGGGAACGACAGAACAGGTGACATCAAAGATGTTCTTGACATTGAGAATCTGCAGCTGAATGATCACACCAACAAAGCCAGTAAAACACAG ACAGAGTGGGCTTGTCCCTCATGCACTTTCATCAACAAGCCATCACGTCCCGGCTGTGAAATCTGCGCTACAGCCAGACctgacacacacatccatcaG gagaaagggaggagggaggaccGAGGAGAGTCTGGACTAAGCAGCAGCTGA
- the sharpin gene encoding ranBP-type and C3HC4-type zinc finger-containing protein 1 isoform X1, translated as MALSSGGWAPPAPVSASSQQAACGGPGFTACCSTVLMSVRVSVCHSGIRPLCLPGVGSEALRLQLSMDPSRAGEFRLALRDTSGNRSVFIAEFDLRLVQYEVKSSRCHEMRLATPPHDCIRFNFRCDREAEEWATVVMSSLREAHRVANINTCESDGRQSNTTPAAAAASEQWSSASLPLTEELCLELAKAIEAGDTQVASQHAAALARQKAVLTVQLSEKNYADGEISLSVVVEDVSSSCCVTVKVFPYMTVAALKQQVFLEYGFHPRVQRWVIGQCLCTEPRSLASYGVQKDGDTAYLYLISARQARITRQLFQQDLESALLAPPLPPGNGPTAQDWRGYNTLPSRLTHNKQGSTSGGNDRTGDIKDVLDIENLQLNDHTNKASKTQQTEWACPSCTFINKPSRPGCEICATARPDTHIHQEKGRREDRGESGLSSS; from the exons ATGGCACTCAGCTCGGGAGGCTGGGCTCCTCCAGCCCCGGTCTCTGCATCATCCCAGCAGGCTGCATGCGGTGGGCCAGGGTTCACGGCTTGCTGCAGCACTGTTTTGATGTCAGTACGGGTCTCTGTGTGTCATTCCGGGATCCGGCCCCTGTGTCTCCCTGGGGTCGGCAGCGAGGCTCTGCGGCTGCAGCTAAGCATGGACCCGAGCCGGGCCGGAGAGTTCCGACTGGCGCTGCGAGATACTAGCGGAAACCGCAGTGTG TTCATTGCAGAGTTCGACCTTCGCTTGGTGCAGTATGAGGTCAAATCTTCACGCTGTCATGAGATGCGTCTGGCTACTCCGCCCCACGATTGCATCCGCTTCAACTTCCGCTGTGACCGAGAAGCCGAGGAGTGGGCCACCGTGGTGATGTCATCACTGAGGGAGGCACATAGAG TCGCAAATATCAACACATGTGAATCAGACGGAAGACAAAGTAACACAACaccagcagcagcggcagcttCAGAGCAGTGGAGCTCAGCCTCACTGCCGCTCACTG AGGAGTTATGCTTAGAGCTCGCCAAGGCAATCGAGGCAGGGGACACCCAGGTGGCTTCACAGCACGCCGCGGCTCTGGCTCGGCAGAAAGCAGTGCTGACAGTACAACTGTCTGAGAAGAACTATGCTGACGGAGAGATCAG TCTATCGGTAGTCGTGGAGGATGTCTCGTCATCGTGTTGTGTCACAGTTAAAGTCTTTCCTTACATGACGGTGGCTGCACTCAAGCAACAG GTGTTCCTCGAGTACGGTTTCCATCCTCGCGTGCAGCGCTGGGTGATCGGTCAGTGCTTGTGCACCGAGCCGAGGTCACTGGCCTCCTACGGGGTGCAGAAAGACGGCGATACAGCGTACCTTTACCTGATCTCTGCCCGACAAGCTCGCATCACCCGCCAGCTGTTCCAGCAGGACCTGGAGAGCGCCCTCCTTGCTCCGCCCCTCCCGCCAGGCAACGGCCCCACCGCACAAGACTGGAGGGGCTACAACACCCTGCCCTCCAGGCTAACCCACAACAAACAGG GGAGCACAAGTGGAGGGAACGACAGAACAGGTGACATCAAAGATGTTCTTGACATTGAGAATCTGCAGCTGAATGATCACACCAACAAAGCCAGTAAAACACAG CAGACAGAGTGGGCTTGTCCCTCATGCACTTTCATCAACAAGCCATCACGTCCCGGCTGTGAAATCTGCGCTACAGCCAGACctgacacacacatccatcaG gagaaagggaggagggaggaccGAGGAGAGTCTGGACTAAGCAGCAGCTGA
- the gpaa1 gene encoding glycosylphosphatidylinositol anchor attachment 1 protein, producing MGLLSDPNRRRALISLLTRLNAPICVVCYMAGVAWFMGLAFEPFTLRTYMSENAMGSTMVEERFPAGERALATGREFSAHKKKAGGMPVDWLVKTMKDRGLEVFTQRFSRTLPFPDENKERYMVKGTNVYGILRAPRAPRTEALVLSAPCTPGDNNNQAVGLLLGLAQYFRNQIYWAKDIIFLINEHDLIGMQAWLEGYHHTNTTGMDWSPLQGRGGSIQAALSLELSSDVITSLDLVLEGLNGQLPNLDLANLFYAFCQKIGVLCTIQGKLQRNDWDSVSGYSHAVQTMMLMVMKQASGRPWGDHGLFLRYHIEAATIKGINSFRQYKTDATTIARLLEGMYRKLNNLLERLHQSYFFYLMPSLSHFVSIGYYMPAFGLLAVILLLRALDLWVQLSTPPQRPEDGVADSEQESSPGVLSVLTPLVISHLTGVALYTLPIRFQELAVEHFPVSETEAVVLTAIAVYTAGLALPHNTHRLLSGEGTEQGWRVLKLVALLYLAVLLGCTALINFSLGFILALSLVPVAAFITPHVPKVLSAFILVVLSPAFTLLFSVFFFQELVEVPVSFQDGWVLYLSVISQGILDHYLYGSLVYPLIALLVYPCWLLFWNILFWK from the exons TCATGGGGTTAGCCTTTGAGCCATTCACTCTGCGTACATACATGTCAGAGAATGCCATGGGGTCGACCATGGTGGAGGAGCGCTTCCCAGCAGGAGAGAGGGCACTGGCCACGGGCAGAGAGTTCTCTGCTCATAAGAAGAAAGCAGG TGGGATGCCAGTGGATTGGTTGGTGAAGACCATGAAGGATCGAGGGCTGGAGGTGTTCACCCAAAGATTCTCTCGCACACTACCTTTCCCTGATGAAAATAAGGAGAGATAT ATGGTCAAAGGAACAAACGTCTATGGGATACTTCGGGCCCCCAGAGCTCCACGGACTGAAGCCTTGGTGCTGAGTGCCCCCTGCACCCCAGGGGATAACAACAACCAGGCAGTGGGGCTACTTCTGGGCCTGGCACAGTACTTCAGGA ATCAGATTTACTGGGCCAAGGACATCATCTTCCTCATCAATGAGCATGATCTGATTGGTATGCAAGCCTGGCTGGAAGGATACCACCACACCAACACTACAG GTATGGACTGGTCTCCACTTCAGGGCCGTGGTGGTTCAATCCAGGCAGCTCTGTCCCTGGAGCTCAGCAGTGATGTCATCACCAGTTTAGACCTGGTACTAGAAGGACTCAATGGCCAGCTTCCCAATCTGGATTTAGCCAACCTCTTCTATGCCTTCTGTCAGAAGATCGGAGTCCTCTGTACCATCCAGGGCAAG ctgcagagaaacgACTGGGACAGTGTGTCAGGTTACAGTCACGCAGTGCAGACGATGATGCTGATGGTGATGAAGCAGGCCAGTGGGCGGCCTTGGGGGGATCATGGCCTCTTTCTGCGTTACCACATTGAGGCCGCCACAATCAAGGGCATCAACAGTTTCCGTCAGTACAAGACTGACGCCACCACTATTGCTAG GCTCCTGGAGGGAATGTATCGTAAGCTGAATAACCTCCTGGAGCGCTTGCACCAGTCCTACTTCTTCTACCTCATGCCATCCCTCTCTCACTTCGTCTCCATTGGTTACTACATGCCAGCGTTTGGCCTCCTTGCCGTCATCCTGCTGCTTCGT GCCTTGGACCTGTGGGTGCAACTTTCGACTCCACCACAAAGACCAGAGGATGGAGTCGCTGACTCTGAGCAG GAGTCGAGTCCAGGAGTTCTGTCAGTGTTGACTCCTCTGGTGATCAGCCACCTGACTGGTGTAGCTCTGTACACCCTGCCCATCCGCTTTCAGGAGCTGGCTGTGGAACATTTCCCGGTATCAGAgacagaggctgtggtcctgACAGCTATAGCTGTGTACACTGCAGGATTGGCTTTACCGCATAACACACACAG GCTCCTGTCAGGTGAGGGCACAGAGCAGGGCTGGAGAGTCCTGAAGCTAGTGGCTCTGCTCTACCTGGCTGTTTTACTCGGCTGCACTGCCCTCATCAACTTCTCCCTGGGCTTCATCCTTGCTCTCAGCCTGGTGCCTGTAGCTGCCTTCATCACCCCCCACGTACCAAA GGTGCTTTCAGCCTTCATCCTGGTCGTCCTCAGCCCGGCCTTCACACTCCTCTTTtccgtcttcttcttccaagAGTTGGTGGAAGTGCCCGTCAGCTTCCAGGATGGCTGGGTGCTCTACCTGTCAGTGATCTCTCAGGGCATCCTGGACCACTACCTGTACGGCTCTCTGGTTTACCCTCTCATAGCCCTGCTGGTGTATCCCTGCTGGCTGCTTTTCTGGAACATTCTCTTCTGGAAGTAA